The Gossypium hirsutum isolate 1008001.06 chromosome D07, Gossypium_hirsutum_v2.1, whole genome shotgun sequence genome includes the window GCAAGGATTATCTCAGTCAGGAAAGAACTAAGAATCTCATGTCTCCTCAGGTTCGGATCCACCTGTACAAAGAAACATAAGTTAATCTTCAAAAAAAAGATTGTTAGAATGAttgatttaatcatgcaaacatagtaCGCCGCCTAGATGAAAGATTCAAATCAGTTTGTTGTGACCTTTGAGGCATGGGTTATCAGCTCATACAAACAGTCGAGTCTGTGACGTTTGGCAGAAAAGTGCAATGATGGCAATACTTCAATCATAAGTTTAAGCAATTCCTCCAGTTTGGCAGATAGAAATCCTTTTTGGTTCTGACCAGAAAACAAAAAACATATTTATCAAGTGTAAATTGACAGAGTGAGATATACTGGAAATTggatatgaattataaaatatacatcTAAATGCAGAGACAAAAGAAGAATATAACTCAGAAGCATTAGCATGAGGAGATACCCTGAGAATTATTGAAAGAACTTTGTAAGCTTTCTTCTGAATCAAGCCATCCACATCCTgcagattaataataaaattgttatcATAATAACAAACTCTTCAACAAAAATATAAGACTTAACCAAACAAGAGTCGTAATTAATAACACTAGATAGCATGGAATTATAAAACCAACCTGCAATGCAGGTTTTATTGCAATGAATAAGAGATTTAATGCTGGCTCATCTAAACCAGGCAAAAGTGACACTGCCAGGTCAATTAACCGTGCCCTGCAGTTTATATCAACAGGAAAGAATACAATCATTAAGACCATAGAACTGCTGTGCCCgcaaaatatacaaatattaagCACTGCAAGTTACCTTTTGAAAAATAATGAGCTTTTAGATGATGAATTATCGACCTGCATATTTGATGCCTCAGCTACCCCAGCCTGTTGCGTGACTTCTAAAAGCCTTTCCATCGTGTTTTTAAATAAGGTTCTGACAACGTTCTTATGTGCTATGGAAGCAAACTCCCCAATCGTGGACTGTAAATGGAGAAAAAAAATCAGTATGAAATTGGGAACACTAACATGCAAGTATCTAAGGCTTCACTTGGTAGTAACGATAAGAAATTTTTACCTAATGGTTAGGTTTATATTCACTTTCCTACTTTATAGCTTAACCACTGGATGAAAACCTTTTCTACCTTCGTACATCCTATCCTCCCAACTAGGCAAATACTTAAGGATAAAAGATGAATGGCAAAACGGGATTGTGCACTTCCTTAATAAGATAGTACAAGTACCTGCAAAGAACCACCCTCATCTACGGTAGATTTCATGAAGATTCCTGACAAAAGTTTCAATAACTGCGGAGCAGATGCAGTTAGCACATTCAAATTTTCCCCAGCGATCTCTGGGGTATAATGAGATATCGCTCGCTGTTTGGCAGGACATATTTCAGCACTGTCCGCATCATCTTTTCCTTCCTTAATTCTCTTATTTTGTTGAATCAGAATCTGCAAACTAGAGCATATTATTCCACGAATATCATGTTCTTCATCAAGGGCACTGCATATTGGCTTTAGAAGATCCTTGAAGCTTTTGGCAGTATCCAAAGGATAATTACAAAAAGACGGCAACAAGGACCACACTGAGTATACAAGAGCATCTGCACTTCTTGATGAGAAAACCTTTCCTTCTAGTCCAAGCTGCCAAAGGTAAGGAGTAATTAAgaacggtgtagaaaaagaaaagatgaacatACCAACAACAGGAATTTTACCCTCCGAGATCTCTGCTTCATTTCTTCAACCAGACCCAAAAGTGTCTCACAAAAGAAGCCCAAACGTGCACCTACAATATGCTGCTTCAGAATTGGGAACAGCCACACATTTACTTCTGAAAGGTCATTAGCCTGAAAATTCAGCGGCAAAATTCCTAAAAATGTCTCAGGCCCCATTGCACCTAGAGCAGATCCAACACATTCATGTAACTGCAGAAGAACAATCAGTCAAAATATCCACAGGTTAATTCCAAGATTGCAActtataaaaaaaccaaaattgaaaCAGGTCAGAAATGAAAAAACCGAAATGGAAACACATATCAATCATGAAACAAAGCAAAATTGAGTATGACAAGATAACTGATGTAGGAGAAATATATACCACATGTATTTTAATTTCCAACTCTTATTGGGCTTTGAATATTTATAGTAAGCACAGTGGTCAACATTGACTACCATTTTATACATCATATGACAAAAGCTAAGTCCAAATAAAGATTCTCAGGCTCAAAGAATACCTGTTTTCTGTAAGGAAAATCTTCATCTGGCAAGCTTTGCATGTCAGCCAAGTTCTTAATAGTTCCCTTCATAAAATATGAAGAGTAATACCCTATAGAATAGAAACAGGTTGAAATTTTACTTCATCTAAAAGAACACACGCTCAATAAAATAGGAATAGAAAAGAAGCAACAAGAGGCACTGCCAATACCTAGTTTATCGAACATGGTTGAAACAACTTGAAATGCCATATCCCACGCCACACTATAATGATAATCAAGTAAGCTCTCAATGATTGCACAAACTTTCTCAATTATAGTTGGCCCTGACTTTCTATCATCAGATTGTGCATGAATAATCTGATCCACTCCCTGTTTGATCAAACCCTCATCAATGCAGCCATCTATCAGCGTCTTGAAAGCCTCCGTAGCAGAAAAAATAGCCTCTTCATGTTCCGACCCCAGAATATCTATCACAATAAAAACCCAACAATCATAATGGAAGATCTTCTCAATTCCTCACTAAAAGTAATTGCTaactaaaaactaaaataccAGACCTTTGAGTGCACTGAACACAATGGGGAGTTTAATCACACAAAGTTTCCTGTTAAGAGACTGCACTTTCATCATTCCAGAACTCAACAAACGAGCATTAAACGTCAGGCTAACTGGAGAAGCTTCACTTGCAGAGACGGATACAGCCAAAAACGATAACAAATCCAGCAATGCCTCAGCCGAAACCTCTATGTTCGGATAAGTACAAACCACATTCAAACTATCAGTTACACGCCTAGTAACAAGAGGTTGCCGAAGTTCCaataaagttttataatatttaagaATTGTAGTCATGTATTTCATCGACATAAGTGGAAGAGAGTCCTTAAGAGCATCCAAAACATAGAGAACTTCCTGAGCTCCTTTAACCCCTTCACTCGAATTCGCATTTGAACCGCCGGCGAGCAGAAGAAACCTCTCGAATAAGTTTGATATAGCTTCACTCGCAGGTGCCAGCACCGGTGTCCCTCTCAAGCTTTGTAAAACATCACGGATACACAAATGCGATTGCCTTCTCAcctatttcaaaaattaattcgcaaataattaaaaataatcataatttggttgaaattcaactctattttttttttggattcaacgaaaggaaaataaaagatattaccTTAGAGCGGGAATCGGTTAAGTATCCGATTAGAACCCCGTAATTTTGCGATAAATCAGACCAATTAACTTTATCTCCAGCAATCAATAACTGAGCTAAACATTTCAAACCTGACGTCAGCGTGACCTCCGTAACGGAATTCAATCTCAATACCGTCACGACCATTCTCGAAACGAAAtctcctttctttttcaaaacGGCGACGGGGATACGGGGGAGAAGGAGAGAGAGGACGGTGGCGAGAGACTGGACGACATGAGGAGGGGAGTCCGGTTCGGAGCCTAGGCGGTCGAGAGAAGAACACGTGGCGCCGAAGTAGGCGATCGGTGAGAGAGGCAGATTTTGTTCCTTCAGTTCTTGAGTCATTGCGCCAACGGTGGCGCAGAGGCGTTGGCTGTCTTCTTGGTCGGATTTCGAGAAGTGGCGGAGTACTGAGTCGCAGAAATCACCGGTGGGCGAGTCCGGGAAGAAGTCCAAGGCTTCCATATCACAGTACCGGCGCCGTTTGCCACAAagaataaattagggtttaaaagATAGAAAGTAGGGTTTTAAAATATAAGGGTGTGGAAAagaataattttagaaataacttttttttcttgTCAAGGGTTCAAAATTTGGGATTAGGCACAAGGTTCTACTTCTAGTTTAGTGTTTGAAATTTAGAGTTTAATGATTTAGagtttaaagtaataaaattattaaaattatgtgttaattataataaaatatattaaaatataattaagtaattaaaaatagatCATAAATAATATGGTAGAAAAATATCTATCGAATCATcgataattttttctaaaaagaatttcataaaaatatacagTCTAGGGCTTTTCTTTTAGGCCCTTCATGTTTTTATGGACTAAACCCATTAATGTACTAAAgtgttttaatttcataatataatttctcaaattaaatttcatatgcataataTATATCCTTTTACGATTATTAATTTATCTCAGGTTTAGTTtactttatatttttacccccgtaattttgagaaaaatttaaaagaaatgtttatttttaaaaaaaatttaaaaatttagaacataaatatatattttttatttgaatcatCTTTAAATgtcataattacatattcataTGTCAAACACGaatactttaaaaaaacaaatagttTGAATAATATAAGTTTCACTCACATGATTCATGGATTCGGATTCGATCTATGATTCATCAACATTATTCCCACTAGATTATGATACACTCACGATGTGAGCGAAAaatgtatgtgataaatttattaaaaaaacttataaGAAAACTAATATAttgtttgataaactaaaaaattaagtgctgaataattaataatgaattttacaagtattgaatttatattaaaaagttgtttaatggattaataaaattaaggataaattattaaaataaccacttttgtttgtttcaggttatattttagtcacttaaatttcaaatgtaacgttttagtcacttacattactAGAGAAATAGTATTGAATGTATTTACCACGAAAATAATATTACATTACAGTTACATACAACTTCTccgaaaataagataaaaaaaaaaaagaacacgaTAAACATCAATAAGCCAGATAAAATCACAACCGTCCAATTCATCATGATCAACGGTTCAGACCACCACTTTCGTCAAGCCTACGAATCAGATACAAAGCATTACTTGTAACCATAGCCACATTTGTGATCTTCTTCTTCACATCACCTTTCACCTTCCGATCAACCCCTTCGAACCCATCAATACACGTGTCCTCATACGTCAGCGCCGCACTCACCCACGTCCGTGCATTACTCATCTGGAACTCGAACGTTTCGCCTCTCAAATGCTTCAACTCACTCAACGTTTTGCTTAACTCATCCACCGACTCAGCCATTTGTTCCACGCAGTCGCTTAGAGCCGCTCGTTCCCTTTCGCTTTTCCCCGTGAGGCTGGTTTTTAAGTAGGTCGAAGCTTTGAGGGCGCGGGCGAGGCCGACTTTAACGGCGGCTTGGGCTAAGTCGCGTGGGGTGCCGGTGGGGCCAGAGTAGGATGATAGTGTGCGGAGGCAGAGTGAGGGGTAGCTGGCGTTGATGCATGATGAACGGACCAGATCTTGCGGTGCATTGTGATTTGGTGCGGCGGCGGAGTAGAGGAAGGGGGTGAAAAATAGGAGGAAGAAAAGGGTGGTCGCCATTGTTGAGTGCTGTTAACAGTTAAATGAGTGTTTTAGAGTTTCATTTTTGGTGAGTTTTTTGTTGGTGAAGAAAGACTATTATAATGGGAGAGTGAATGTTGGCATAGTGGCATATAATTATAGTTCGTTAAATGACTAAATTATCCTCAACtgtaatttattatataaaattattaaatgctAAATAAACTAtatcaatttataaataaaaataatataggagcttagattaattatttataaataacttGAAGGtttctattttaaattaattaagtttggATTAGCATAGACATGATTATGTGTCGGGTCAATGTCAAATATTAGGCTCGTTTTTTAAGTTTGGGTCCGGCTTGACTCAAaaaatgatctaaaattttacccaagctcGACTCAGATAAAAATACTAAACCCAAGCCCGACCCAACCCgctcgtattatttttttatataaaaacaaatttaaaaaatataatacattaaaaacattaaaataaatattttttaacaaattaaaaatacattaaaattttttttattcttaaatagCACCAAAAAAATTGCAACTTAGCAaataaatgcctctaaaatagtaacaaaattaacaataaaataagagttatacaatatctaaacaataataacaaaatagtagtaatataataacaaaatagtaacaaataGCAACAAACTTTTTTTTAGGTAGATTCGGGTTGGTTTGGGCCGGAGCCAAAAGAAGCTTACCCGAAGCCCGGTCCATTTAGaaaatgggccttattttttaTCTAAACCCATTtcttggatttatatttttgtccaaaccctctcacttttcgaACGAATCTTCGGATTTGGACAAGTAACCCGACGCATGATCAGGTCTAAATAAGCATGTAGAATGTTGATATAAAATACATGATTGGATTTAAATCCAGTCCAAACTCCACACATAGACACctttaatgttattatttttattttttgaataattttattataaattttgatcagTTTTTTTTCTtgacataatatttaaaattatccatATTTTCTCCTCAACCCATATATAGAAGAATAATGCGTTTCACCGTATTCGAATTCACGTCCTCTTGTATTAACAATAATACCCATACCGatcaaataaaaactaaattgatttttttttacctaGAGTGTATAATAATTGTAATAATGTGGAGAATGAAGGGTAGTGGTGGGAATTGGAGAGTTAATGCACCGCAGTGACAGGCAGCAGACCAATGATAACAACAAATAATTAATTAGAGATCTCACCGTCCCAACATTTCTATTTATTGGCTTTGGATCTCTCTGTTATATCATATTCTCCAATGAACATCAAGGGACAAATAGTTACACACTTTGGACATTGTTTATTCTAGAAACAACACACCAAGTTTTGATGGTTTTAATGATTTCTGTTTCAACAATCTTTGTAAGAAGTTTGATGTTTTTAAGTAATGTTTGGAGTTTAAGTTTttgtaaatgaaaaatatagtatAGGGAGAGTTTTGTCTTTTACTTAGAAGTTtgatttagcttgaatttaaatttaattaaggtaTAACGAGACTATTTAATGTGAAaggattttataaaataaaataaaagttaaattttgctTTTAGTTCATGTAGAGTGTGTAAGTTGtagatttaattaatgaatttaataattactgTTTAAgttgtaattaaaattttaaaatttgataaatataaaactaaaatgattaaattaaataatatgaacTAAACCCAAAACTTATACGTAGTATAAGAGTAAAAATAAAGATTTCAAATATTCTTAATATAAtccaaaagaaaattaataaagcCCTTGGTACCAACACCCAAGCATATGACGTTTTCCATGCTGAAACAAGATCATGtgccatatatatacacactattatttgaaatattttttagtaATTACAAGTGCTGTAGTTAATTTTATGATCTAAGTATAGTTCtgtttagaaaaaattttataacaattttgaGTTCAAGATTTAAACTTGATCCAAGAGCTAGGGAAAGAAGTATGTTCCTCTTATTTGTAACTATTTGTTAGTAttatttaatactttaataatataattctttagttgtttttagacttaatatgtatttatttctaAATATTAATTAAGGACACGAAACAAGGCTTTCATTagaaaaacaacataaaatatatattcacaagtatgtataaatatatacatatatattagttgATTGCATCCAACGGCAACAATGCTTGTGCTTGATATGGCCAAGCACTTGTATAATGTATCATGTTCCAGCCAAAACATGAGAGTTGGCCAATGTCTGGTGTGTACAAATTACCGTGCTGTTTTGGATGGGACATTGAAGATCTAGTTTTGTCCATGTTAATGCCGAGTTGCAAGGTCAATTATAAGTGAACCATGTTGATGCTTTTTTGGTTGGTGATATGAGCTTAATTAGTCGAGCTGGACTCCGAGATAACGAGCGCCTGGAATCTTTCCTATGCTTAAATTAGCAAAGGTGTGATAgtataaaggaagaagaaagagtatTTATACTCTATTTTTGAGTTGCTTGAAGCCTCGTAATCAATGCGTCCATGGGTGCGTACCATTAACTTTGGTGTTTCGATTTAACCAATGATTGTAAGAATTGAACTAAAGGTTACAGTAGTTGAACCTTTGGCTCTtgattcaattaatttaactctaatttttaatttaatcagtCGGATTCGATATTCACATCATAATCTTAGACTTACTGTTTTCTTTGAATTGAAGTTTGCTTTTGTaaatatctatgtatatacacCAGACTGGAGTGTGGGGATTGGAGTTTGGATCACAGCACAAAATGGGCCCTTTGCCACTAGATTCACAATTGAAGATACCACTTTGTTGAGGGCATAAAAAAAGTTCATGCCCATGGTGGCAGATACGGGTTGTATCAGCTGACACATATTGTCCCAACTTCATAttgatattaaataatttaaattttattccgatcaaatttttattatgttctagtattgaattttataattctaTTATATTTCTATTCGGTTTGAACACGTGACATCACGAGAAGGCACCATAAAAATGTCTAAAAAAGGTCCTTCGCTTCACAACACTTAACTCCTTAGTTGAAGATTACCCGGATGGCCTACCACCTTACAACACCCGATGACCAGTCACCCAGGCACCGCATTTATCAGGTCACTCGCTTTTAGCGGGAACACACTCCATTCCGAGAGGAGACCACCAAGGGACCACTAGGCGTAACAACCTCGCTCAGTCAAGGGAATTTCATAATAATACCATGCATGAGAACAACCCACGAACGACGACCTTGCCACCTACCCAATAGCACGATCACTAATACTTAGATTTGTCGACGATGCGACATCACTGAATACTAGACCTCCCCTCTATAAATACCCTCCAAGACAATGTGAAAGGGGTCTCTTGGCTTTTTAGCAACCCTAAGCACTTTATAACGCTGTCTCCTTTGCTACCTTGTCCTCTTCcttacttttcttttctcttcatatcTCACCCAATTTCAATGAAATGACCTTCATCACACCACCACCTTCTTCTCCCCGTCTCCCATTTATATCGACAAATTTCATTCCTTCATATGGAAGGGGGATTCgcaataaaaagcaaacaaatattgTATGAAACCTTAACCATAATCCATTCCAGATTTGATTCCTTCACATGGAAAAAGAGAGAGTTAATtgtgataaaaatgaaaatgatatcgGTGAATAGACCTATTCAATGGTTAAATTATTTATCTAGTTCAGTAGATTCGATTCACCATAATTTAAGTTTACACAAGGTGCATTTAAATGCATGTTGGTCCTAACTTGTATGGAACAATAGTTAAAACTCTTGTTAAATACTCGTTTGACACAGATTCAAACCATGCAACCCTATCCCTTCAtcctatataaaaaaaacttaaatttaattataaaaatatataatatcaacataaatatattttaattttttatattaaataaaaaataaatttaaatttttagatccaataagtccaaaaacaaacatagaaaaagagaatataaaatttttaggtcCATTAATAGAAGTGATCATACATGCATGTCATGAATATGTTCATGTCCCAACTATTTTTTTGCAGAattcctttgtatttttttttaaaaatatgtatttttgcaTTTTCATCCTATTATAGTTGGGGCAATATTTTCCTATTTATACACTACTAATAATTTGCTTGATCGTTGGTAAGGATGCAATTTCaatcataataatttttattagttttaaaaatataaagaaataattaTATGCATACTTTTTggtatatattgaatatattcatattatatatgttttaataaaatattttatataatctcATTAAAAATAACATTGTCATTTGATTTGATTCTCCTGATGGCCCAACTCGAATGTTTGCCTAAAAAGTAAGagggtttagacaaaaatatagATTCAAAAAatgagcttgggcaaaaaaataatgCCATTTAGCAAATGCCTCAGGTAAGCTTTTTTGGCTCGACCCGccctaaatttgaaaaaaaaattgttgaggTTTTGCTgttatttcactattatatttctactattttgttgttattgtttggatattatataactcttgttttattgttaattttgctactattttagaggcattttcttgttaagttgcacatatcttagtgttatttaagtataaagtattttaaaattttattttcaatttgttgagaaacatttactttaatatttttggtgtatttaatgtattatatttttttaaatttatttttatataaaaaaacaatacaaaaaattaatacaagAGGGTCGGACCAAGCTCAAATTTTAGCTTTTTTATTTGGGttggatttgagtaaaattttagacccattttgAACCGGGCTAAATCCAAACCTACAAAACAAGCCTGAATTTTTTGTTACGGCCTAATtcgacccatgatcacctctaaatTTGAcctatagattttaaaaatatatattattagcaTGGAATTATGATCCCTCATTGGTTTTATTATCTAACCATAAAAGATTTAGGGcatattatagttttttttttttccattttgctAGGTCATTGTCAAAAGGGGACATTATGTTTCCTTCAACAATATATATGCAAAAGACAGAAACATACAATTaataaggtaaaaaaaaataGGTGAAggttgtatttaatatttttaaaatgagtacgataaaattaaaattaaaattaaaattttatgtatatatttaaacaaTAATCAAAGTTAcataaatataattgtttatgtataattttgatatttatcccttatttttgtatatatttataagtgAACTGACTTGGCAAGTCCCTCTATTataagaattgaatcaaattagcCTCTCTATCTTTACATGGatcaaatttagtccttatctgtCCAAATTTGAATGAAGTTAATATTTACCGTTCAAAAAATGTTATTTACTGTTACCATAATTAATATTTGAAAGCTTTTTATGGTTTTACAAAAGAATTATTTGGAGTTAAacagtaaataaaaataataatttttatgctttttatttataaatgttaattctattacaatttaataatattttttattttttaataatataaagattaaattaataaatttaatgatagAGGGTCCAATAAACACCAAACTACCATACAGCAAAGCTTGATCTGCTTATTGCCGTAGATTCTTCATTATCAATTTATCATCCCATAACCTAACAACGTTGCCGTTAATCGCCGTTAAATCCTGATAACGGTACCAACCCCTTTCCCCTTTTCTCACTCTGAAGACTCTTTCCCAACTCTCCCACCACTCCCCGCCGCAACTCCGTCCCCTCACCGTCATTTCGCCGTCGACGTCGTTACTCTCTCCGTCACAGTAAACGCTCAACTTGAACTTCTCTCCTTTAGTTGTCGACACTCTAATATCATCGCAAACTGACGGCGAACCACTGATCGTTCCCGTAACTACTGCTGGAGCCGAAACCAGAGCTGATGGAAAAAGGGTCGGCTTTGGGTCATCTCCGGCACGATCGATTGTGGACGTAGACCACGGTTTCAGGTTGGGTTTGGTAAAGGAACGTGACGAGGAGGCGACGCCGGCGGCTCTGATCCTCCAAAAAGTAATGGCAGCGGTGATAGCGGCGACCCACGTCCATACATTGTTAACAATGGTGAAAACCCCGAAACTTATACAGTTGAATGCTAAAGCTTCGAACCCAGAATCCAACAGCTGTTCCATCTT containing:
- the LOC121219226 gene encoding pectinesterase inhibitor 3 yields the protein MATTLFFLLFFTPFLYSAAAPNHNAPQDLVRSSCINASYPSLCLRTLSSYSGPTGTPRDLAQAAVKVGLARALKASTYLKTSLTGKSERERAALSDCVEQMAESVDELSKTLSELKHLRGETFEFQMSNARTWVSAALTYEDTCIDGFEGVDRKVKGDVKKKITNVAMVTSNALYLIRRLDESGGLNR
- the LOC121219471 gene encoding uncharacterized protein: MEQLLDSGFEALAFNCISFGVFTIVNNVWTWVAAITAAITFWRIRAAGVASSSRSFTKPNLKPWSTSTIDRAGDDPKPTLFPSALVSAPAVVTGTISGSPSVCDDIRVSTTKGEKFKLSVYCDGESNDVDGEMTVRGRSCGGEWWESWERVFRVRKGERGWYRYQDLTAINGNVVRLWDDKLIMKNLRQ
- the LOC107944797 gene encoding RRP12-like protein; translated protein: MEALDFFPDSPTGDFCDSVLRHFSKSDQEDSQRLCATVGAMTQELKEQNLPLSPIAYFGATCSSLDRLGSEPDSPPHVVQSLATVLSLLLPRIPVAVLKKKGDFVSRMVVTVLRLNSVTEVTLTSGLKCLAQLLIAGDKVNWSDLSQNYGVLIGYLTDSRSKVRRQSHLCIRDVLQSLRGTPVLAPASEAISNLFERFLLLAGGSNANSSEGVKGAQEVLYVLDALKDSLPLMSMKYMTTILKYYKTLLELRQPLVTRRVTDSLNVVCTYPNIEVSAEALLDLLSFLAVSVSASEASPVSLTFNARLLSSGMMKVQSLNRKLCVIKLPIVFSALKDILGSEHEEAIFSATEAFKTLIDGCIDEGLIKQGVDQIIHAQSDDRKSGPTIIEKVCAIIESLLDYHYSVAWDMAFQVVSTMFDKLGYYSSYFMKGTIKNLADMQSLPDEDFPYRKQLHECVGSALGAMGPETFLGILPLNFQANDLSEVNVWLFPILKQHIVGARLGFFCETLLGLVEEMKQRSRRLGLEGKVFSSRSADALVYSVWSLLPSFCNYPLDTAKSFKDLLKPICSALDEEHDIRGIICSSLQILIQQNKRIKEGKDDADSAEICPAKQRAISHYTPEIAGENLNVLTASAPQLLKLLSGIFMKSTVDEGGSLQSTIGEFASIAHKNVVRTLFKNTMERLLEVTQQAGVAEASNMQVDNSSSKSSLFFKRARLIDLAVSLLPGLDEPALNLLFIAIKPALQDVDGLIQKKAYKVLSIILRNQKGFLSAKLEELLKLMIEVLPSLHFSAKRHRLDCLYELITHASKVDPNLRRHEILSSFLTEIILALKEANKKTRNRAYEVLVQIGHEYGDQDDGGQREHLFNMVARGLAGETPHMISAAVKGLARLAYEFSDLVSSAYKLLPSTYLLLQRKNREIIKANLGLLKVLVAKSQAEGLQAHLASLVEGLLKWQDDTKNHFKAKVKLLLEMLVRKCGIDAVKAVMPEEHMKLLTNIRKIKERKEKKQAVSSVESKSHLSKATTSRLSRWNHTKIFSDFGDDDTDDSDVEMASGQKNKASSKLKSKASTLRSKKTRRAEKSLPEDLLDQLEDEPLDLLDRHKTRSALRSSSNLKRKQDSDDEPEFDPEGRLIINEGRKPKKVAASDPDSDRRSEAPSHFSVGSSRNNQKRRKTSESGWAYTGSEYASKKAGGDVKRKDKLEPYAYWPLDRKMMSRRPEHRAAARKGMASVVKMTKKLEGKSTSTALSSKFMKLRKIQKKGGKRKR